Within Bacteroidota bacterium, the genomic segment GCTTCCGAAACCGCATTCCTGCCTTTTTTCCTTTAAGCCACTGTCTTAGCCGGAAAAATTGAAGGAACATGCTTGAAAAAACGTTCTACCGTTCTCGGTCGGTAAGGATTCAAATTTCGTCCAATTTCATAGTCGACTATAATATTAGACGAAAATGACCACGATTCAAGAAGTAGGGGGGATAAAACAGTTAATTTATTTTTGCCCGCCTGGTTCACTTAGAACAGGCTAATCCCGGCCACATACCCAAATCCAAATCGGTACCAGGCGTTGTTGACCTTATCCTGATAGTCGGTGCCGCTGGTGACCCGTTCTCCGGTGCGATTTGCATCGCCGTAGGCGTTGAAGGTTACGCCGCCAGACAGTCGCAGCCAGTCGGTTACTTTAAACTCGGTGATCAACTGGTTTTTAACCAGAAACCGCAGGTCAGAATCCCAGAATTGCTTGAAGCTGACTTTTGAGGCGGAGAGTTCGTACCCGATATCCACCCAGGAAAAGGGTTTACGGAAACTCACACCGGCCCCAACAATCACCGGTTTGTTTTCCAGCGCCCCGTTAAATCCAAGGTGGTAAACCAGTTGAAAACGTTCACTGCCCGTCCGGTATTGAAATTGCTGAATGCCCGATTCCGTCCGGATGGTTTCCAGATTATTGCGCCCGTTTTTACTGTAATTGATCAGCCCGATGGCCACGCCATCATTGGTTTCCGCCATGTTGACCAATCCGACCTGCCCCTTTTCTGCCACACTGGCAATGTTGATAAATCCCATCTGAAATCCGATGGAGGAATCACTCACATTCACCAGTCCGGTTTGACCGCCATCACCAATGACCGCCGAGTTAACGGCACCCAACTGCCAGCCATTCATGATCAGGGCGTCATTCAGTCCGGCAGAAGCCTGAATGCCATGCAGGGTTCCTTCGGTAGAATTGTATATAAGGGAGGATTGAATGCCGGTAAAGGAATTGCCGGCTTCTGAACTCAGGGTGGAGAGCTGAATTCCGGTGCTGTTTTCTCTGACGTAACCAGAAATCAGCGACAGTTGTGCTTTCCTCGTTTTAAAATCGTCGGCCACCGACAGGTTCAGGGAGTAGTCGTTGATGGTTTTTCCGTATGCCGGATTGGTTCCGATTCCCGGTCCGATGGAAAATTGAAAGGGGGTCAGGGAAACGAGGTGGTTGCCTGCAATCAGACTTGTTTTTGGAAGGGGGGTGGCAGACCGCGCTTTTGAAAGTGGGAGCGGTTCAATGGTCTGGGCCTGAACAAGTGCAGACGTAAGCAGAAAGGAAACAAGGAAGACTGTTTTCATCGCGGGCTCCTGTGATCTGATGGTAAGTACAGGAGCCTTTTACGAAGAAGAATTAAAAACGTTTCATAAAGATCGGTTTGTCTGGTTTTGCCAGCATCTACCTTTCCAGCCCCTTCACCAGCAGCTCCGCTGTGGCAATGTTCGAGGCAAGCGGGACATCGTGAACGTTGCAGACCCGCATGAGCATCAGAATGTCAGGGTCGTGCGGGTGTTTATCGAGCGGATCCACAATGAAAACCACGCCGTGAACCTTCTTTTGCACCACCAGCGCTGCGATCTCAGCATCACCCCCATACGGACCCGAGGCAAGCTGGGTGACTTTCAATCCGCACTTATCACGCAGTAACTGACCGGTCGATCGGGTGGCGACCAGTTCATATCCATCCAAAAAGGTTTTATTCTTCATGGCAAAGGCCACGATATCGGCCTTTTTTCCATCATGGGCGACGAGGGCAAGGGTTTTCATTGGGCTGATCCTGATTGACGATTGGTAAATGTACAATCAGGATCCGGCCAGACCAATTCAGCGGGGAAGGGAAGCTGTTCAGACTAAACGGCTGGTGATACGGATATCTTCCAGAGACGACCGGTAGTCGGCACACAGGGCCGATTTATGCGCCCTGAAATAGAAATACGGTTTCATGGACAGATAGTAATCACCCTGAAAATCAGTTGGTTTGTCCTTCAGCAAGTTGGCCTGTGAACAGCAGACAAACCCACCGCCGCAATCGGCTGCTTTTTCACAGGAGGAACAAGTTTTGGTCATGGGGTACCTCGGTGTTGGAATCCATACAAAGGTATCGGTTTATCTACGGATGCTGCTGTGTGTAAAGTCACATGAAAGCGCTTTTTTGCCTGCTTGTGAAAAGGATCACGTGCAAAAAAAAAGCCGGCCCCGGAATAACCCGGAACCGGCTTTTCACACCTGAGAAAATCGGTTATTTCATCAGCGTCATTTTGCGGATCTGAACACCGGTCGAGGAGTGCAGCTGGTACACATACACACCCGATGGCAGGTCACTGGCCTGGAATTCGACGGTGTGATAGCCCTTCTCGATGGTTTCA encodes:
- a CDS encoding methylglyoxal synthase — encoded protein: MKTLALVAHDGKKADIVAFAMKNKTFLDGYELVATRSTGQLLRDKCGLKVTQLASGPYGGDAEIAALVVQKKVHGVVFIVDPLDKHPHDPDILMLMRVCNVHDVPLASNIATAELLVKGLER